A genomic stretch from Syntrophaceae bacterium includes:
- a CDS encoding 1-deoxy-D-xylulose-5-phosphate reductoisomerase, producing the protein MRKLSILGSTGSIGTSALDVVRRNRSRFDVVALAAGRNLDLLIKQIEEFNPEVVSVIDEEHARRLREMTGPVRADILYGTDGYCLCASAKGADMVLSALVGAAGLLPTLAAIEAGKDIALANKETLVTAGSLVMERVRAKGVRLLPVDSEHSAVFQCLEGQQRGAVRRIVLTASGGPFLRHGREQMAAVTPAEALKHPNWTMGRKITIDSASMMNKGLEVIEARWLFDVDYDRIDVVIHPRSIVHSMVEFRDGSILAHLGVPDMRIPIAYALTWPERIPQPGSLLDLTRAGILEFLEPDRDRFPSLDLAYGAGRAGGTAPAVLNGANEVAVEAFLAGKIRFTDMAATIKEVLSRHTKEDIRTVEDVLRADRWAREEAQTIIERQGA; encoded by the coding sequence ATGAGAAAACTCTCGATTCTCGGATCCACCGGTTCCATCGGAACCAGCGCTCTGGACGTGGTGCGGCGGAACCGCTCCCGCTTCGACGTGGTCGCCCTTGCGGCGGGACGAAACCTGGACCTGCTGATAAAGCAGATCGAGGAGTTCAACCCGGAAGTCGTTTCGGTCATCGACGAGGAGCATGCCCGTCGACTCCGGGAGATGACCGGCCCCGTCCGGGCGGACATCCTCTACGGGACGGACGGCTATTGCCTTTGCGCATCGGCGAAAGGTGCGGACATGGTCCTGTCGGCCCTGGTGGGGGCTGCGGGGCTCCTCCCGACGCTGGCGGCCATCGAGGCGGGGAAGGACATCGCCCTGGCCAACAAGGAGACCCTCGTCACGGCGGGGTCCCTGGTCATGGAGCGGGTCCGGGCGAAAGGGGTCCGGCTTCTTCCCGTTGACAGCGAGCACAGTGCCGTCTTCCAGTGCCTCGAGGGGCAGCAGCGGGGTGCCGTGCGGCGCATTGTGCTGACGGCCTCGGGGGGGCCGTTTCTCCGCCACGGCCGGGAGCAGATGGCAGCCGTTACCCCCGCAGAGGCTCTGAAGCACCCGAACTGGACCATGGGGCGCAAGATCACCATCGACTCGGCCTCCATGATGAACAAGGGGCTGGAGGTCATCGAGGCGCGGTGGCTCTTCGATGTCGATTACGACCGGATCGACGTGGTCATCCATCCCCGGAGCATCGTCCACTCCATGGTGGAGTTCCGGGACGGCTCCATCCTGGCCCATCTGGGCGTGCCGGACATGCGGATCCCCATCGCCTATGCGCTGACCTGGCCCGAGCGGATCCCGCAGCCGGGCTCGCTCCTGGATCTGACCCGGGCGGGCATCCTTGAATTCCTGGAGCCGGACCGGGATCGCTTCCCGAGCCTGGATCTGGCCTACGGGGCCGGGAGAGCCGGAGGAACCGCCCCGGCGGTCCTCAACGGGGCCAACGAAGTCGCAGTGGAGGCCTTCCTCGCCGGAAAAATTCGCTTTACAGACATGGCGGCGACGATTAAAGAGGTTCTCTCCCGCCACACGAAGGAGGACATCCGGACCGTCGAGGACGTTCTCCGGGCGGACCGCTGGGCCAGGGAAGAGGCCCAAACCATCATCGAGAGGCAAGGCGCTTGA
- the rseP gene encoding RIP metalloprotease RseP: protein MIGISILSVIVLLGVLIFAHELGHFLAAKWSGVGVLKFSLGFGRKLYSRKIGETEYLLSLIPLGGYVKLLGESEAELLPEEERHRSFSNKSVWVRMGIVLAGPVFNFILAILIFTGIYMAGVPTLTSTIGTIQEGSAAMEAGMRPADTVVAIDGKPVRKWEHLAEIIGASGGKALRIAVDRGGQRQDLSVTPRSMKAKNLFGEEVDAWKIGVSPDPKIVTERLNPAEAFWVGLKKTWYLSELTLVSIVKIFEGVISPKTLGGPIFIAQLAGAQVKEGFVPFFLLMALLSINLGVLNLLPIPILDGGHLLFYVIEAVIRRPVSMKIREIAQQVGFAFLILLMIFVFGMDIDRLLGDNPIYEGFVRFFTGK, encoded by the coding sequence TTGATCGGCATCAGCATCCTATCGGTCATTGTTCTCCTGGGTGTTCTCATCTTCGCCCATGAGTTGGGGCATTTCCTGGCAGCCAAATGGTCCGGAGTCGGAGTCCTGAAGTTTTCCCTGGGCTTCGGCCGGAAGCTCTACAGCCGGAAAATCGGGGAGACGGAGTACCTGCTCTCCCTCATCCCCCTGGGGGGATACGTGAAGCTCCTGGGAGAATCGGAGGCGGAACTTCTCCCGGAAGAAGAGCGCCATCGCTCCTTCTCGAACAAGTCCGTCTGGGTCCGCATGGGCATCGTCCTGGCCGGCCCGGTCTTCAACTTCATTCTGGCCATCCTGATCTTTACCGGCATTTACATGGCCGGCGTGCCGACCCTGACCAGCACGATCGGGACCATCCAGGAAGGCTCGGCGGCCATGGAGGCGGGGATGCGGCCGGCGGACACCGTGGTGGCCATCGACGGGAAGCCGGTCCGCAAATGGGAGCACCTGGCGGAGATCATCGGGGCCAGCGGCGGCAAAGCGCTCCGGATCGCGGTGGACCGGGGAGGGCAGCGGCAGGACCTTTCCGTCACCCCCCGTTCGATGAAGGCAAAGAACCTCTTCGGGGAGGAGGTCGACGCCTGGAAGATCGGCGTCAGTCCGGACCCGAAAATCGTGACGGAGCGACTGAATCCGGCCGAGGCGTTCTGGGTCGGCCTGAAGAAAACTTGGTACCTGAGTGAGCTCACCCTGGTGAGCATCGTCAAGATCTTCGAGGGGGTCATCTCCCCGAAGACCCTGGGAGGCCCGATCTTCATCGCCCAGCTTGCCGGTGCCCAGGTCAAGGAAGGATTCGTTCCCTTTTTCCTCCTGATGGCGCTGCTGAGCATCAATCTGGGAGTTCTCAACCTTCTGCCGATCCCGATTCTCGACGGCGGGCATCTCCTGTTCTACGTCATCGAAGCGGTCATTCGGCGGCCGGTGAGCATGAAAATTCGTGAAATCGCCCAGCAGGTGGGTTTTGCATTTCTCATTCTCCTGATGATCTTCGTGTTCGGGATGGACATCGATCGGCTCCTGGGGGATAACCCGATTTACGAAGGCTTTGTGCGATTCTTTACCGGTAAATAA
- the tsaB gene encoding tRNA (adenosine(37)-N6)-threonylcarbamoyltransferase complex dimerization subunit type 1 TsaB — MDTATKTASAALLEDEKILVEGYADLGRHHATVVLPFVQSILDLAGIRIEEIDLLAATGGPGSFTGLRIGAGTIKGLALATGKPIVPVSTLEALAMNAAGSGIPVCPLLDARKGQVYGALYRFDGTGLPQAWIPDATVSLSELLGSIQEPALFIGEGAVVYAEAIRERLGEKARFAPAPLNGIRASAVGWLAWHYYRAGRFADPLTFVPAYLRQSEAETKQPPPGQGT; from the coding sequence TTGGACACGGCAACAAAAACGGCCTCCGCGGCCCTCCTGGAGGATGAAAAGATCCTGGTGGAGGGGTACGCGGACCTGGGCCGTCATCATGCAACGGTCGTTCTTCCCTTTGTCCAGTCCATCCTCGATCTGGCCGGCATCCGTATCGAAGAGATCGATCTCCTGGCCGCGACAGGCGGGCCGGGTTCGTTCACGGGCCTGCGCATCGGGGCGGGAACCATCAAGGGACTTGCACTGGCCACGGGGAAACCGATCGTTCCCGTTTCCACCCTGGAGGCCCTGGCCATGAACGCCGCCGGATCCGGCATCCCCGTCTGTCCGCTCCTCGATGCCAGAAAAGGTCAGGTCTATGGGGCTCTCTACCGCTTCGACGGAACCGGCCTTCCCCAGGCCTGGATTCCCGATGCGACAGTGTCCCTGTCGGAACTTCTGGGTTCCATTCAGGAGCCGGCCCTCTTCATCGGTGAAGGGGCGGTTGTCTATGCGGAGGCGATCCGGGAAAGGCTCGGAGAGAAAGCCCGTTTTGCCCCCGCCCCGTTGAACGGCATCCGGGCCTCCGCCGTGGGATGGCTGGCCTGGCACTATTATCGGGCGGGGCGGTTTGCAGACCCGCTGACCTTTGTTCCCGCCTATCTGCGGCAGTCCGAGGCGGAAACGAAACAACCCCCGCCGGGTCAGGGGACGTAG
- a CDS encoding phosphatidylserine decarboxylase family protein, translating into MSRNSIIVPEGIPFIAVPAVFAVTSWLAGYPVSATLLTLITAFVLWFFRNPERKTPETPGLVVSPADGKVIFVGEAEESDILKGRAKKICIFMNVFNVHVNRIPCSGTVEGIRYYKGKFLVASLDKASTDNERNAVLIRTDDGKKILTIQIAGLVARRIVCWLKEGMTVTRGERFGLIRFGSRLDVFLPVESTVSVKVGDVTRAGETPLGVLH; encoded by the coding sequence ATGAGCCGAAACAGCATCATCGTGCCGGAAGGCATTCCGTTTATCGCCGTCCCGGCCGTTTTTGCCGTTACGTCCTGGCTCGCCGGTTATCCCGTCTCCGCAACACTTCTCACGCTCATCACGGCTTTTGTCCTCTGGTTTTTCCGGAATCCCGAAAGGAAGACCCCCGAAACGCCCGGTCTGGTCGTTTCTCCCGCCGACGGCAAGGTTATCTTCGTGGGAGAGGCCGAAGAGTCCGATATTCTGAAAGGGCGGGCGAAGAAGATCTGCATTTTCATGAATGTCTTCAATGTTCATGTGAACCGGATTCCCTGCTCGGGAACGGTGGAAGGGATCCGCTACTACAAGGGGAAGTTTCTCGTTGCGAGCCTGGACAAGGCGTCGACCGACAACGAGCGCAACGCGGTCCTGATCCGGACCGATGATGGAAAGAAAATCCTGACGATTCAGATCGCCGGGCTGGTGGCCAGAAGGATCGTCTGCTGGCTGAAAGAAGGCATGACCGTAACCCGGGGCGAGCGTTTCGGCCTCATCCGATTCGGCTCGCGCCTGGATGTCTTCCTGCCTGTGGAGTCCACGGTCTCCGTCAAAGTCGGAGACGTGACCCGGGCCGGGGAGACCCCCCTGGGGGTGCTGCATTGA
- the pssA gene encoding CDP-diacylglycerol--serine O-phosphatidyltransferase, producing MRDGMKKGIYVLPNLFTTASLLCGFYSVVVSTHGQFETAAWAIMAALVLDGLDGRIARMTNTTSKFGAEYDSLADLVAFGVAPSILAYTWSLSSFGKWGWLAAFLFVTCGALRLARFNIQIGIIESKVFNGLPIPGAASVVATGVLLYHYLGFQGAFPHAGVLIGVICLSLFMVSSIKYYSFKDLNFFARKPFISFVLIVLVLVIVVAEPQIMVFTFFAGYSVSGPAWFAYKMFRKAIYGAEAKKKGPAEPRQAVKK from the coding sequence ATGCGCGACGGCATGAAGAAGGGAATTTACGTCCTGCCGAACTTATTCACGACGGCCAGCCTGCTGTGCGGCTTCTACTCGGTGGTTGTCTCCACCCACGGACAGTTTGAAACGGCCGCCTGGGCGATTATGGCGGCCCTTGTTCTGGACGGCCTGGACGGCCGGATCGCCCGGATGACAAACACGACCAGCAAGTTCGGAGCCGAGTATGATTCCCTGGCGGACCTGGTGGCCTTCGGCGTGGCCCCATCCATCCTGGCCTACACCTGGTCCCTGTCTTCCTTCGGCAAGTGGGGATGGCTCGCAGCCTTCCTGTTCGTCACCTGCGGAGCTCTGCGGCTTGCCCGGTTCAACATCCAGATCGGCATCATCGAGAGCAAGGTGTTCAACGGGCTGCCCATTCCGGGAGCGGCCTCCGTCGTCGCCACGGGAGTGCTTCTGTACCACTATCTGGGCTTCCAGGGTGCTTTCCCGCATGCGGGAGTCCTGATCGGCGTTATCTGCCTGTCGCTGTTCATGGTGAGCAGCATCAAGTACTACAGCTTCAAGGATCTGAATTTCTTCGCGCGGAAGCCCTTCATCTCCTTCGTGCTGATTGTGCTCGTCCTGGTCATTGTCGTTGCGGAGCCTCAGATCATGGTGTTCACATTCTTCGCCGGATACAGCGTTTCCGGCCCGGCATGGTTTGCCTATAAGATGTTCCGGAAGGCGATCTACGGCGCGGAAGCCAAAAAAAAGGGGCCCGCCGAGCCCCGGCAAGCCGTGAAGAAGTAA
- a CDS encoding aspartate-semialdehyde dehydrogenase has translation MRTWSVAVVGATGAVGNEMIRILEERNFPVGQLKLLASERSLGKSLEFRGKSYPVEVLKDDSFGGVQIGLFSAGGSISEKFAPIAARAGCVVVDNTSAFRMVPDIPLVVPEVNPEAISQYRNRGIIANPNCSTIQMVVALKPIHDAVRIRRIVVSTYQAVSGTGKKAIDELEQQTRALLACQEPTVKVYPHQIAFNCLPQIDVFIENGYTKEEMKMVNETKKIMDPSIAVTATTVRVPVFYSHSESVNIETEKKITAAEVKALLAEAPGVKVVDDPANRQYPLAIHAAGKDDTFVGRIREDESIANGINLWVVSDNLRKGAALNAVQIAEILIRDYL, from the coding sequence ATGAGAACATGGAGTGTAGCAGTAGTCGGCGCCACCGGCGCCGTCGGCAATGAAATGATCCGGATCCTGGAGGAGCGCAACTTTCCCGTGGGCCAACTGAAGCTGCTGGCCTCGGAGCGATCTCTGGGCAAGTCCCTCGAGTTCCGGGGGAAGTCTTATCCCGTGGAGGTCCTGAAGGATGATTCCTTTGGCGGTGTCCAGATCGGACTCTTTTCAGCCGGGGGGAGCATCAGCGAGAAGTTTGCCCCCATCGCGGCCCGGGCGGGCTGCGTCGTGGTGGACAACACGAGCGCCTTCCGTATGGTGCCGGATATCCCCCTGGTCGTGCCGGAGGTCAACCCGGAGGCGATCTCCCAGTACAGGAACCGGGGAATCATCGCGAACCCGAATTGTTCGACCATCCAGATGGTGGTCGCCCTGAAGCCGATTCACGATGCGGTTCGGATCAGGCGGATTGTCGTCTCCACCTATCAGGCCGTTTCCGGCACCGGCAAGAAGGCCATCGACGAGTTGGAGCAGCAGACCCGGGCACTCCTGGCCTGCCAGGAGCCGACCGTGAAGGTCTATCCCCACCAGATCGCCTTCAACTGCCTGCCCCAGATCGACGTCTTCATCGAGAACGGCTACACCAAGGAAGAGATGAAGATGGTCAATGAGACGAAGAAGATCATGGACCCCTCCATCGCGGTGACCGCCACAACGGTCCGGGTGCCCGTGTTCTACAGCCATTCGGAATCGGTGAACATCGAGACGGAGAAAAAGATCACCGCCGCCGAGGTGAAGGCCCTCCTCGCCGAAGCGCCGGGAGTGAAAGTGGTGGACGATCCCGCAAACCGGCAGTATCCCCTGGCCATTCATGCCGCCGGGAAGGATGACACCTTCGTGGGGCGGATCCGGGAGGACGAGTCGATCGCCAACGGGATCAACCTCTGGGTCGTTTCGGACAATCTTCGGAAGGGCGCGGCCCTCAACGCCGTCCAGATCGCCGAGATCCTGATCCGGGATTACCTGTGA
- the rsmD gene encoding 16S rRNA (guanine(966)-N(2))-methyltransferase RsmD produces MRVIGGISRGKRLFVPKGSRARPTSDRIREALFNILQDVRGFAFLDLYAGSGAVGIEALSRGAARAVFVEQDPRMAECLRRNVRDCGYDGAAEILETDASDGVRRLSRRGERFHLVFADPPYAGNRVGEILKETAEWPLLDGEGLLVIQHSAREELTEPAAEIWRCSDRRRYGDTMISFYELTARGENYA; encoded by the coding sequence ATGAGGGTGATCGGGGGCATTTCCCGCGGAAAACGGCTCTTCGTCCCGAAAGGCAGCCGGGCAAGGCCCACTTCCGACCGGATCCGGGAAGCCCTGTTCAACATCCTTCAGGATGTCCGGGGATTTGCCTTTCTGGATCTCTACGCCGGCTCCGGGGCCGTTGGTATCGAGGCCTTGAGCAGGGGCGCCGCCAGGGCGGTGTTCGTTGAGCAGGATCCTCGAATGGCGGAGTGCCTGCGGAGAAATGTCCGGGATTGCGGATACGACGGCGCAGCGGAGATCCTGGAAACCGATGCCTCCGACGGCGTCAGACGGCTCTCCCGGAGGGGAGAACGCTTCCACTTGGTTTTTGCCGACCCCCCCTACGCCGGGAACCGGGTTGGTGAAATCCTGAAGGAAACGGCCGAGTGGCCGCTTCTGGACGGGGAAGGCCTGCTGGTGATTCAGCATTCGGCAAGGGAGGAACTGACGGAGCCGGCGGCGGAGATCTGGCGCTGCTCGGACAGAAGACGGTACGGGGACACCATGATCTCCTTCTATGAACTCACTGCGCGCGGAGAAAATTACGCATGA
- the coaD gene encoding pantetheine-phosphate adenylyltransferase has protein sequence MKKIAVYPGSFDPITNGHIDIIERGLRIFDELVVLVAYNPNKASLFTVQERMDLIHEVLKDTVHDWERVRVDSFAGLLVDYARNTGAGVILRGLRAVSDFEYEFQMALINRRLNRDVETVFLMTGYKWFYTSSNLIKEAASLGGSVRGLVPDLIHRKLQEKFTKK, from the coding sequence ATGAAAAAGATAGCGGTTTATCCTGGTTCTTTTGATCCCATCACGAACGGCCATATCGACATCATCGAAAGGGGCCTCCGGATTTTCGACGAACTCGTGGTCCTGGTCGCATACAACCCCAATAAGGCCTCCCTCTTCACCGTGCAGGAACGGATGGACCTGATCCATGAGGTACTCAAGGACACGGTGCACGACTGGGAGCGGGTCCGGGTTGACAGTTTTGCGGGACTGCTGGTGGATTACGCCCGCAATACCGGAGCCGGCGTGATCCTGAGGGGGCTCCGTGCCGTGTCCGACTTCGAGTACGAGTTCCAGATGGCCCTCATCAACCGCCGCCTCAACCGGGATGTGGAGACGGTTTTCCTCATGACGGGCTACAAGTGGTTCTATACCAGTTCCAACCTCATCAAGGAGGCGGCGAGCCTCGGCGGGTCCGTCCGGGGCCTGGTGCCGGATCTCATTCACAGGAAACTGCAGGAGAAATTTACCAAGAAATAG
- a CDS encoding pyridoxal phosphate-dependent aminotransferase has protein sequence MKLSPRATLIKPSPTLAVTAKAAALKAAGRDILGFGAGEPDFDTPEHIKQAAVEAIRAGFTKYTPVGGIDDLKDAVIAKLNRDNGLTYSRPEILVSCGAKHSLYNLAQVLFGDGDEVIVPAPYWVSYPDLVVLAGGTPVILPTEEKDGFKVGPEALRKALTGRTKALILNSPSNPTGSAYTETELKALAEVVLETDILVITDDIYEKILYDSRKFANIVSVDGRLKERAFVVNGVSKAYAMTGWRIGYAAGPREAIAAATDLQSQNTSNPTSIAQKASVAALNGEESVVSAMVVEFQKRRDVITSGLNAVQGISCRLPEGAFYVFPNVEGLFGRPWRGKTLEGSTGVTEFLLEEANVAVVPGIAFGDDRFIRLSYATSMKNIEEGLRRIAKAVASLG, from the coding sequence ATGAAACTGTCACCTCGAGCAACACTCATCAAACCTTCTCCGACCCTGGCCGTGACGGCGAAAGCGGCGGCTCTCAAGGCGGCCGGACGGGATATCCTCGGGTTCGGGGCCGGGGAACCCGATTTCGACACACCGGAGCACATCAAGCAGGCCGCCGTGGAGGCCATCCGGGCCGGTTTCACGAAATACACCCCCGTGGGGGGGATCGATGACCTGAAAGATGCCGTCATCGCCAAGCTGAACCGCGACAACGGACTGACCTACAGCCGTCCCGAGATCCTGGTTTCCTGCGGGGCGAAGCACAGTCTCTACAATCTGGCCCAGGTCCTCTTCGGCGATGGGGACGAGGTGATCGTCCCGGCACCCTACTGGGTGTCCTACCCGGATCTCGTGGTCTTGGCCGGCGGCACGCCGGTGATCCTCCCGACGGAAGAGAAGGACGGCTTCAAGGTCGGGCCGGAGGCGCTCCGGAAGGCCCTTACGGGACGGACGAAGGCCCTCATTCTAAATAGTCCTTCCAACCCGACGGGGTCGGCCTATACGGAGACGGAACTGAAAGCCCTGGCGGAGGTCGTTCTGGAGACGGATATTCTTGTGATTACCGACGACATCTACGAGAAGATCCTCTACGACAGCCGGAAATTCGCCAACATCGTCAGCGTCGACGGGCGGCTGAAGGAACGCGCCTTCGTCGTGAACGGCGTTTCGAAGGCCTATGCCATGACAGGCTGGCGGATCGGTTATGCCGCGGGTCCACGGGAGGCCATTGCCGCGGCGACGGACCTCCAGAGTCAGAACACCTCCAATCCGACTTCCATCGCCCAGAAGGCCTCCGTGGCGGCCCTGAACGGCGAAGAATCCGTCGTAAGCGCCATGGTCGTGGAATTCCAGAAGCGGCGCGACGTCATCACGTCCGGGCTGAACGCGGTTCAGGGCATCTCCTGCCGCCTTCCTGAGGGTGCCTTCTACGTGTTTCCGAACGTGGAGGGGCTCTTCGGACGCCCGTGGCGCGGGAAAACCCTCGAAGGATCCACCGGTGTGACGGAATTCCTGCTGGAGGAGGCGAACGTGGCGGTGGTGCCCGGGATCGCCTTCGGCGACGACCGGTTCATCCGCCTCTCCTATGCCACCTCCATGAAAAACATCGAGGAAGGGCTGCGCCGGATCGCGAAAGCCGTCGCGAGCCTGGGCTGA
- a CDS encoding methionine adenosyltransferase, with the protein MQISSESIKVGHPDIVADMIAAHIIAEILDAEHERKKMDINTMPHCGVEVFIGKGLCVVGGEVSTRVYIDIDKVVRKTVLALGYNDAAVGLNGNSMGILNAIIPQSPDINIGTRGDLGKHKEIGAGDQGIMYGFACDETPDLLPLPYVLVSRMMRTFEALNDPIFAPDGKGQVSVEYDDKTGKPKRLAKVLMSNAIDYRFVKGKRSAVETRAKKIAFECLADWVDKKTEFLFNPTGEWQAINSCSAADSGVTGRKLVVQCYGGYPGAQLGGGSVVNKSPEKVDCSAAFGARYVAKNIVAAGLAAKCSVQLAYAIGIAKPFSIYIDTFGTGKVPARKLEKLVEANFDLTPAGMIERFDLLNGNVYRKIPVTLFMDNYRWEKTDLAKKLKKDAGI; encoded by the coding sequence ATGCAGATTTCATCGGAAAGCATCAAGGTTGGACACCCCGACATCGTTGCGGACATGATCGCCGCCCACATCATCGCGGAAATCCTGGACGCGGAACACGAGAGAAAGAAGATGGACATCAACACCATGCCTCACTGCGGGGTGGAGGTGTTTATCGGCAAGGGGCTCTGCGTCGTCGGGGGCGAGGTAAGCACCCGCGTGTACATCGATATCGATAAGGTGGTCCGCAAGACCGTCCTGGCCCTGGGATACAACGACGCGGCCGTCGGCCTGAACGGAAACTCGATGGGCATCCTGAACGCCATCATTCCCCAGTCTCCGGACATCAACATCGGCACCCGGGGAGACCTCGGTAAACACAAGGAAATCGGTGCCGGCGACCAGGGGATCATGTACGGCTTCGCCTGCGACGAGACACCGGACCTGCTCCCCCTTCCCTATGTCCTGGTGAGCCGGATGATGCGTACCTTCGAGGCGCTGAACGATCCCATTTTCGCTCCCGACGGCAAGGGCCAGGTCTCCGTCGAATACGACGACAAGACGGGGAAGCCGAAGCGGCTTGCCAAGGTCCTGATGTCCAACGCCATCGACTACCGCTTCGTGAAGGGGAAGAGATCAGCCGTGGAGACCAGGGCGAAGAAGATCGCCTTCGAATGCCTCGCCGACTGGGTGGACAAGAAGACGGAATTTCTCTTCAACCCCACCGGGGAATGGCAGGCGATCAACTCCTGCAGCGCCGCCGATTCGGGCGTGACGGGCCGCAAGCTCGTGGTTCAGTGCTACGGCGGATATCCGGGGGCCCAGCTGGGCGGCGGCTCCGTAGTGAACAAGTCGCCCGAGAAAGTGGATTGCTCCGCCGCATTCGGCGCCCGCTACGTGGCCAAGAACATCGTAGCCGCCGGACTGGCCGCGAAGTGCTCCGTCCAGCTCGCCTACGCCATCGGCATCGCGAAGCCCTTCTCGATCTACATCGACACCTTCGGAACGGGAAAAGTTCCGGCCAGGAAACTGGAAAAACTCGTCGAGGCCAATTTCGACCTCACTCCTGCCGGGATGATCGAGCGCTTTGACCTCCTCAACGGGAACGTCTACCGGAAGATTCCCGTGACCCTGTTCATGGACAACTACCGCTGGGAGAAGACGGACCTGGCGAAGAAGCTGAAGAAGGACGCAGGCATCTAA
- the ispG gene encoding flavodoxin-dependent (E)-4-hydroxy-3-methylbut-2-enyl-diphosphate synthase: MERSVRRRQTRPVVIGGVQIGGGAPVAVQSMTSTDTRNVEATVRQIHALEEAGCEIIRAAVPDEEAALALKAIKERISLPLVADIHFDHRLALLSIERGADAIRINPGNMKREKLPEVVRAAGERGIPIRVGINAGSLEKDLLERYGGPAAEALVESALRNVRLLEDLGFTAIKLSLKSSDVPTMIEAYREVSRRTDYPLHLGVTEAGTLLNAAVKSAAGIGTLLYEGIGDTIRVSVTGNPVPEVGIAYGILRALNVRAVGPDIIACPTCGRCEIDLLAVVEEVERRLAGMREPLKIAIMGCVVNGPGEAAEADIGIAGGKRAGMLFKKGKPVRKVAEGDLVKALLEEVDAMTGRRPR, from the coding sequence TTGGAGAGATCCGTCAGAAGAAGGCAAACCCGTCCCGTCGTGATCGGCGGTGTGCAGATCGGCGGCGGTGCGCCGGTGGCCGTTCAGTCCATGACCTCAACGGATACGCGGAACGTGGAAGCCACAGTCCGGCAGATCCACGCCCTCGAGGAAGCGGGGTGCGAGATTATCCGGGCGGCCGTCCCGGACGAGGAGGCCGCCCTGGCTCTGAAAGCGATCAAAGAGCGGATTTCCCTGCCCCTGGTCGCGGACATCCATTTCGATCACCGTCTTGCCCTTTTGTCTATCGAGAGAGGTGCCGACGCCATCCGGATCAACCCGGGCAACATGAAACGGGAGAAGCTCCCCGAGGTCGTGCGGGCCGCCGGGGAGCGGGGGATTCCCATCCGCGTCGGAATCAACGCCGGCTCCCTGGAAAAGGACCTGCTGGAGAGGTACGGCGGACCCGCGGCGGAGGCCCTCGTGGAAAGCGCCCTCCGGAATGTCCGCCTCCTGGAGGACCTGGGCTTTACAGCCATCAAGCTGTCCCTCAAGTCCTCCGATGTGCCGACCATGATCGAGGCCTACCGGGAGGTATCCCGCCGAACGGACTATCCGCTCCATCTGGGCGTCACCGAGGCGGGGACGCTGCTCAACGCCGCCGTCAAGTCCGCCGCCGGCATCGGGACACTGCTCTACGAGGGGATCGGCGATACGATCCGGGTGTCCGTCACCGGGAATCCCGTACCGGAGGTCGGCATCGCCTACGGAATCCTTCGGGCTCTGAATGTCCGGGCCGTGGGCCCCGATATCATCGCCTGCCCCACATGCGGACGCTGCGAGATCGACCTGCTTGCCGTTGTCGAAGAGGTGGAGCGCCGGCTCGCCGGCATGCGGGAACCGCTGAAGATCGCCATCATGGGATGCGTCGTCAACGGCCCCGGCGAGGCGGCGGAAGCGGACATCGGTATCGCCGGGGGAAAGCGGGCCGGGATGCTCTTCAAGAAGGGAAAACCCGTCCGGAAGGTCGCCGAGGGCGACCTGGTGAAAGCGCTGCTGGAGGAAGTGGACGCCATGACCGGCCGTCGGCCGCGCTGA